The DNA region CTTAATACTGGTACTAATCTTTCAAGCCAATTTTTTGATTGTCCATGTGCATGTGCTAAATTTGATTTAGCAAATTCATATGGATTATGTGATGTTACAAATGGCTCAACTAAATCCAATGTACCTGATTCTAATACAGCAGCTTCAATTTCTTTGTTTGCAACTAATACAGCAATAGCAAGACatgcataatattttatattatcatcatgatgaaATGCTAATGGAAATAACCATACTGGTACTTTtcttttaatcataaattctTGATTTTCAGCACCAccatataatgataaattagcaAGTGCACCAGCAACATGTCGTAATGTATCAACATCATTTTTACGACATTCAAATAATACAGCTTCAAGACCACCAAGACGTATAACATCACTACATGTACCTTCtgaatgtttaaataaatgttcaaGTATACCAGTACCAACACGTGAATAATctgaattttgattttttgtgcAAACACATGCAACTTCAACAACTTTTTCTAAACCATTTTCAACAACATGTACACGATTTTCAGTTGTTAAACATTGTTCAAGTAATTTTGCTGATGAAAATTGTAATTCATGATCATTTGCAATACAATTTGTCATTAACATATCAAGACCACCACGTGTACGTAATATATTACATAATGTATAACCAAGTTCATGACCATATGTTGGTACTGCCCATGcttttcttattatttcattaactctatttaataataatggtgctttaccattattatttgaatctGTTGATTTTAATCgttcaacaaataaatctaaaaaatttgaatactTTGCTCTTGCTTTATCAACATCTTGAGGATTTGAATTTGAACATAAATGATCTAAATCATcaagtgataaatttaataattcttcaTCACCAGGACGATTACCATTCATTAATTGATTAACTGCTGCTGCTGCCGTTAtcattgatgattttgatgttGTACCTTTTGCAAATGTCATACTTGATTGTGATGATGTTGCTGTAtgtttttcatgattataCATTCCTGATGATGTCATTgtttgtcgttgttgttgagCAGCCATTGCTGTctgtagaataaaaattattaaacagataaattattgttattgcatGATACTTCAaagaattttatcaataaaaatatatataaatggtCAATGAACTATCTATCAactctaaaaaattataatttaaattcacagaaaaaataaaataaaatttccatcgaatttgcattaaaaaaaaaaatagtatttatacCATTTTCGAATCAAGACTCCACTTTCGCATAATGGCAACGATGTTAACAGTTTGAATCACACACTAACACTgatttcgaaataaataaataaaaaacaaaaaaacaaagtaggcatattgaaaaaaaaatatttattcttgaaATGATGctagcgttttttttttttttttatttcttgaaaatcaaaTAGCCAGAACTAACACGTGTATTTGTACTAAACGTTCAAAGATTTATGTAAAATagttagttttaaaaatagttgaatcaatgccaaaaaaaaaaagacatcaaatttttcttggaaaaatatcatcatcacacAAAAATGGACCAAAGGTAATAAATGCCtattgaattatcatttgattaaCACGTCTTACTGTTTGTGACTtgacataaaatttatcaaaattcttattctatttattgataagatttgagataaaatattacgtaaaatacatattttttttatttttatcttaccTTTTCAGTGCTAAACGAATCACTCTGAAGTTTCATACTTGTTGCTGCCACATTGTTACTCTCTTGATGTGCCAAATCACCagtcttcaatatttttttttcctaattaaagtaaaaaaaaaacaattataataattttaattactattaattaccttaaataaaaaactataaatcattattttattttatttgagacaaaaaataactttcaaggttttaagtttttttttaaatatattttatataatatttaactttttaaagcattatttcaatcaatctatttgtttgaaataaataaaaattgaagtcATAGTTGTGACTGAGATAACTGcttttgataattaacaaatttttcatcCCGATTGTtctaattgatattaatttatcaaaaaatattgacacacgtgccattattatttaccagggtatttttttttaaacttttaccATGTTGAAAATGTCTTTGAATCGTCCATGGCAcactcatatttttattttttattttactacttcatttattaaaaagaaaaaaaaagaaaagtgacgaattgtattttgtaaaaaaagtaaCACCAACTGATACACTATGCTAGACACCAGTGCTTAAATATGGAtgtaacaaaaatattgtgaAGTAGTGGCATTTTTCCCCTACCTATATGAttcagttaaatttattaccaaACACACGTCATATTTGTCTCAATAAAAGTATTCACGCGTTATGTTAAACATTTTaatccaacaaaaaaaaaaaaaaaagaaaaacaattaagtATATGTTTACCAATGTTATTGcaagtatttaattgttaaaataaaaaaaaataccatttttatgatttcaccaggttgaattaaaatttttggtgATGACTGAGGACTTGATGAACCACCAGGTATAAATTGACGAGGAATTCTCGTGAATTTTGTACCCATTTTTGTGATAACTTCATTAAGATTAAAATTGTTACTGAGATTATTGTGTGGACTGGTCAAAGAAAAGGTTAAAAGTCAAGAGGAACTATAGTGGGGTGGACTTTTTCTATCGATTGAAACCAATGGGCGTTGGTTGCCCATCGCAACCAAGACACTATTTAACAACAATGCTTGTATGTactaagttttttttcaattgatatatatattttttcttttaatgtttaattaattaaagaaagaaataattgttaaatttaaataataatacttactCGAGCTGATGCAACACTTTTTTCAGCTGAAACACCATCTACTTCAACTCTAGCTcttgctgctgttgctgctgtttGTTCTTTGTAGGAAACATCACCAGTCATTAGAGCACGCATTTCTGCACTATTTGCTGTTGCTTTTTCAGCACTAAAACCATCAGTCACCAccttaaaattatgataataattattataaattaaaattaaattatttttgttttttaatataataacaaaaataaaattatttttgttttaaatttgatagtTTCCAATTATATACTAttcaaatatcattattaaatataaattaataatgtagACACATGTGaatatactatttatttaaccGGTAGTtttaatacttgaaataaaattagagGTGTTAATTGAGGTCTCGAGAACTTGGCCTTGATCTAAAGACAATAAATTGTCAGCCAATCACTCATCAACAgtgtttgtgttttttatattacatatatatattttattttataaatttaccttGGTTTTAGATGcacttgtcatttttttttgttcatatttAAGTGTTTCTTGGCCAGTTGTTAATCCACCAATACTTGATATTTGTGGCATTGTTATTGTTGGTTTCATACTATGTTTTGGAAAATCAAGACTATTACGTGAATTAAGTGATGCTAATGGAGATGAAGTGTTGACTGTTAAACCTGTTGTGCCAGTCACTGGTGGTGGTGTATCTGGATCGGGAAATGTTACTAATGGCtctgtataattattttcctcATCAACGTTTCCATCTCTGTAAAAAAcatgaaacaaaaaagaaaagtatttttatacatttcattaaaaataaaactaattattactataaatattaataattatttatatgactGACCTGTCAACAAGATTTTCCATACTACTTCGAAGTCTTGATGTGAAATTTGttgacatatttttcatttcagaTATACCACGTTTTAACTCACTTAAATCGTTTTTCATTGAGCTGGCTTTCATTTCactcgatgatgatgatgttaataTCCTCTGTGAGGACTTAGCAACTCTGCTGCTCGTTGTACTGCTGCTACTAATCCTACTGCTACTACTGCTACTTGTCTGACTCTGGTTAGTCAGCATCTGCTCATGTgcaaaaatgtttaaaataatttttaagcttATTAgtcatacataaatatttaatgtatatttttatattaaaacataGACAATCACTTTGggactaattttttattttttaataaatagttgcagtattttttaaatatatatttagtgaCCATGACTCATGTGACTTGTAACTATACAGAACATTAAGAAcgtataactatatatatatactactgAGATGACTTTGGGTGATCACTTGTCACATTCACAAATTTGTTATTGAATCAACTAGAAAATTTTTGGCAATGACTCTTGCTGATCAAACGCCAGAAATTATTCAAGGTAGAGAGAACGAGAGATAGagaaaattagattttttttttttatattcaaattaattaatgcaaTGTTTAATTAGttgctttcatttttttttttataatataattttaataaattaaaaatagttggattttaaaaatagtttttaagaataataataaaatgatttttagtGTGAATCATTTTTgagaaattatcaatttaaaaaaaaaaaaaaaacaatttatatatttatgcatacttttaaaaatataaaaatgttggaAAACAACTAATAAACATCACAATTTCCGTGAAATCTTTGTAAATTCAATGTGACAAAGTTTTAGTtttctatttcaattttatgacgtaaatttttatttttagttttgaggtttaaaaaaataatatatatatttaaatttattaattaattttttatgaatgtaATAtgtaaaaacacaaaatatttataaatcgaagaaaataaaaatgaaaaaaacaataaaattcatagaaattatttgattaagaTTGTTATTATCAATCCTAATATTctgtttgatattattattcattttctatttttataatttgaaaaaaaaagaattatattaaaaaattgaatttatttaaaaatattaaaaatatttttcgacaaatgtcaaatgaaaaataattataacaaaataaatgtcatttttttatcgaattaatttaatgaaatagatttattattaatctatGTCAATAAATATCAGGATGCTATGCTGTTATAATATTTGTGCTGTTAACAggtcaaataaatttgatcgataaattaaaaaattgtccaaGTAATTTGATGTCATCATTTATAATGATATTGGCAATTTAAATGCCAACTTAACACATGATCATTCggattcataaaaatttcattgggATACTTTGATTGAGATATTTGCATTGTcagtattttattgatataccAGTGATGTAACATATCACCAAgactaaaaattgttgtaaattttgtattccaaaaaaaattaaatgctcAACTCGTGGTGAAAAGTgattaaaataagtaaaataaattaaaaataatatcaactaaattgattaataaataattattttgtttcatcaGTCGAAAagttagaaataaattaaaataaaaagagctTAGAAACAACTTTATAAGCATTTAATATATCAACTGGTGAACTACATGGTAGCATACAAGGTgcataactattttttattgtaagaTTTGTAAGTAAATTATTTGGTGGCTGATCACTCAAAAATACATGatcaataatcaaaaattattaatcacatCAACAGAGACATAATGTTAATATTAGCTTGGACAACTAAAAGATATTTATCAACTTACTTTTGTTACTTTTCTTTGTAACAAAATTgccaaaaagaaaataagtcACAAAATGCGGAATGACTATTGATATACTTATAATCACGAAattaaatagatgaaaaatattttaaagccATGTTTTCCcaatattacataaaaaaaatttattaataacttaaaagatttattaatttttatattaatgtgattataaattaataaatctaaaTCTATAAAGTTGATGAcgatggtttttatttttcaaataaaatcaaaaaaattttataaaagttatcACCTGTCCGGATGTTGTGATCTCAGGATGATTTTGAAAACTCGATTCTCCAGTCATCAAATTATCTTGACTcttaaaattttccattaCCGCATATAATCACCCGAAAATTCgaccatgaaaaaaaaaagaaaaaaaaaaattaaaattaacaaaaaaaaaaaaaaaatacaactttttttaatttttacacatatataattttgttgttatataaattgatgttttttatttattccacACAAGAtagtgtattttataaatttagaaaaataataattatattgaaaaaaatttcgaatggTCTATTCACACTGAATGATTGAGTGACGAGATTATACGATTCACCATGGCTCCTAAAGAGCCTCCAACTAACACGACTCAcatagttcaaaaaaaaaaacatagccaaaaataatatagtagccaaaggaataaaaattacaaatttataatccGTTTTTACGATTATAAAGTCTGCAGACTTTACATGTATATAGAtggacctttttttttaactgatttttttttatatcgagTCGGTTGAAATGAGGACTTATTTGTGAGATAAATTTCGATAATTAATAGTCAAAAGTAACAACAAAAGTTAACAATTGACTTCTTTAaagtttacaaataaatatggcATGTTTGAATTTTGATCACACATTGGGCTGAGCACAAAATCGATACAGTTCCATTTCGAAACCGATAGGAAACTGCAGTCTTTTTCGCCTGTTCCAACTAACTATAACAATTTCAATAACAACTTCTTTGATTCCCTTTAATTTCCATTGATTCCCCGTGTCATTTTAGAAGTCAACTCACCAAAAAATGACGAGAACTATACTAAGTGGCCTAGCAGTCAATTGGCTTCTcgaaagttttattttaaaaatttctactgTATTAAAATTCTATCGATAAATCataaaacacaaaatatttaccggatatttatttaacatatataaaaatgacaaagaaGCAaaggatttttaaaaaaaagttataaaaaatccCAGAAACTCACATTGAAATTACAATCTGTTGACGCCTCCACAAATCGTCTCGACGTCTCGATGTCATAACCATTCGACCCACgcaaaaataaagaaataatatgtacacaattttttttttttcttttatattttagatttaaaTTCCCTTCTATTTGTTGCTTTTCATGCAAGAAACATTTTAACAGtaatatataacttttatttttaaaaaaatataatcagcCAGGACaatgaacattttttaaacacaaaCGTTATGTCCCCAGATCCATAATATATAAAACCAAACACTCACAAACACACGCACTTTTTGATCATAAATAATACTCAGATCTCcttcaaaataaaaaccgACATAGCACCGATAACGTATGCAAACAAAAtttcacacaaaaaaaagtagaaaaaataaatttaatattaaattttaatactttatattttttatataaaaaaactatccatatatgcaaaaatttctttgtaattattactttaattagtataaaataaaaaaaattaattatatttaaaaaacaatgtagCAACAGGCACACAACCTTGACACAATTTTCGATGCGTGGCCCTTACTCAGGATTTATTCATCtaatataattgataacttttttttttatattaaaaaaaaaattttataaagttttttaaatgataaagatGTTGTCAAGGATAAAtacttgtttatatatttttattgcaatataacattattcgtttatttatttatttaatgtttttttttttttttttattatttaaaatattatcaactgtaatttttattagacCAAAGAATTTACAAGCACGataagaagataaaaaaaaagagacagagtttttttttatctgtgaaaattattaagaatTTGATAAGAATAAATTTACGTATCGCCAACGGCAAAATAACAAGGCGCGACTGAATATACAAATACATGTAGGAGCGTACAGTCGTTCTATTCTACATACATTATTCAAGTGAACATACGATGTCCGCGCTTTAACACACGTGGCGGTAAAATACGCAAGTTTAGTTACGcaaggtaataataatactgatcTCGTAaaattgtgtgtgtgtgtgtatgtttaAATACGTCATAGTTCCGGTATtcgatatataataaaaataaaaaaatgaattaattagtgctaacattttgtaaaaaaaaagttttgttgAAAGTAAATCACAGCGTCAAACCGCAAGTAGAAACAGATAGTAAATTcagcaatatttaataaaaatttttttaactacaagCGTAAATATGTGTTCCGTCTTTATCCCTGTGTGTTaactttgatattaattatctaaaaaaaaaaactagcacGAAATTCAGcaaaatagatatttattcTGGCTTTTATTTGCGACCAAAAATTCAATAACGGGAAATTCATTTAACTTTCAACCTTAAAGTccataaatctttttttttttttattaaattttaatgcacttttattgattttaaaatgtatccaaaaattgtaattaagctttctttttatattaatttttaattgttaccaaataaatttttaaaaatgtataaattttgaaatttggacttttatagatatttaaaaataatgacagtTTTTTTGGAcggaatataaaaaaaacgaggtaagtaaatgaaaatgaacGCATTGGTTTTTTGATCAAGAAACGAAACTGGAATGTTGTTTGGCTGGTATGCAACAAAAGAGAATGGAAGACGAGTATCATCGACCGTTTCAATACCAACGAAATACATTTTTTCTGACGTACAgaaattccaatttttttattttttttacaatcaaacaaaattacaatattactCACTGTTTATATCTGTCGTTTTATACGTATTTTTATAGGAaatggttaatttttttaatgataaaaatttaatttacatgggagagcattgataaaaataaataaaaaaataaaaacttacagattcaaagtttttttccaGATCGTAAACACGTctgtttacaaaattattcttttgCACATccattcattaatatttaattttaaaacaattttcaatggtataataattaattaaaattaatatacagataattattttaattttgttttgttatgtTTTTCACGtgcaaattataatattcacaTTTCTTCTTCCAAAATTACGTGTCACGAAAAGTacgattattaataaattataataattaatatgtatttatttatttatcaaaatatacagagaaaagaaaaacaattgagTCTGTTTGACTCGAGAAACTTTGTATGACTGTTGTGAAATCAGCTGTGACCACACCGTTTTAATTCTTATGAAGGTATACCCGATGCATGATTCATCGTGAGTAAACTATATGAACAGTCGTTATATGAAGAAAACTCGTACAGGTGTgtgtacataataaaaatcatttctcAAACATCAAAAAACATGAGGAGTCAAAAATGAAGTTTGTCGAAATTTAATTCACCTATAGCTATTTTAATTCACCGACAAACTTATctcataatgaatttttaatttttttttcatcaatcatCTCATCATTTTGCACATTACatcaacataaattttattttatgtgaacttttaaattatttttgaataaaaacttgtttttatcatatgcataataatttttttttttttttttcaattttaattattcaatttttgcatgaatgatatatatgtatatcgtTACTATATTATGAAATATGATAACTCTTGTTCCTATCTCAACATCaagaagataaataaaaacaatatgaaaaataaaaaaatcagagtTTAAAATCACTGGCGTCTCTTCGTCATCCGATGAGTGCGTGACTCATTCCTCGTGTGTCTCGACACGCTCCAACATTCTCCTTCTCATCGTCATTTTAACCATCACCCAagacatgtatttttttatcttattttagaattttttttttttttaatttgccaAGTTCGGTAtgttctttctttttttccacTCATACAGTACCAAGAAAAcgatttaacaaaaaaaaaaaaatatcaaatcgtTACCTTGTTATCTACTTATATCAATTGacatcagaataaaaaaaaatttattagaaaataaaactaatattatcaataatatacttttttatatacatatttaagcatagttgtttttttatattgagttATCAGTTTAAAAAAGACTGAAAgattttaaactattatttcagattttagcaaattttttactcttatttttatatatggttatttaatatttttataaataaaaatataaaacgtcCTTGTACTTCCGGTTACTGTGAATCACGTTCATTCATCCGGTCTTTCATTCATTCCCCCTTCCTACGACCAATTTCTTATCAATTACGTAACAAGATCCAAGAAAATGTCAGACAAATTATTCTATGAATTTATGTTTTGAGTCAACATGTAAAAATAAcatgtgtattttatatttttttaatattgttataatgtttaataaataatagaaaaattattttttaaataaatagtagaGATGTCTCTTtcactgtgtttttttttcgattggtTTAGAGTATATCTCCTCTCTTTTTATCACATATTTGTGTGAGTCATTCaggtatatacatatttttctttttaacctTTATCCTCATCATTAAAGATGAAACAATTTTGAATTGAGCGATactttttaaagttattttacattatattttacagtttaaaattttttgactatcaaaaatgataaattaacgTTTTTTCTGAGTTTAATTTTGAGTAATATGTTTTacattttctttgttttaatttaatacacaagccttcaagttaaaaaaacttgtataaAGAAATGAatacttattaatttattaattagctTTTTATagtatacatttttataatttctttataataaatagtatATCAAGTACCTTGAAATGATTTCTCGAAAATTTAAGGATATAAAACACTAGCTTTCTCTCTGGATGTGCTAATTGTGAATGGAATTCAGattccaaaaataataataataattattcatttatt from Aphidius gifuensis isolate YNYX2018 linkage group LG5, ASM1490517v1, whole genome shotgun sequence includes:
- the LOC122857465 gene encoding NAD(+) hydrolase sarm1 isoform X5; this translates as MTGESSFQNHPEITTSGQMLTNQSQTSSSSSSRISSSSTTSSRVAKSSQRILTSSSSSEMKASSMKNDLSELKRGISEMKNMSTNFTSRLRSSMENLVDRDGNVDEENNYTEPLVTFPDPDTPPPVTGTTGLTVNTSSPLASLNSRNSLDFPKHSMKPTITMPQISSIGGLTTGQETLKYEQKKMTSASKTKVVTDGFSAEKATANSAEMRALMTGDVSYKEQTAATAARARVEVDGVSAEKSVASAREKKILKTGDLAHQESNNVAATSMKLQSDSFSTEKTAMAAQQQRQTMTSSGMYNHEKHTATSSQSSMTFAKGTTSKSSMITAAAAVNQLMNGNRPGDEELLNLSLDDLDHLCSNSNPQDVDKARAKYSNFLDLFVERLKSTDSNNNGKAPLLLNRVNEIIRKAWAVPTYGHELGYTLCNILRTRGGLDMLMTNCIANDHELQFSSAKLLEQCLTTENRVHVVENGLEKVVEVACVCTKNQNSDYSRVGTGILEHLFKHSEGTCSDVIRLGGLEAVLFECRKNDVDTLRHVAGALANLSLYGGAENQEFMIKRKVPVWLFPLAFHHDDNIKYYACLAIAVLVANKEIEAAVLESGTLDLVEPFVTSHNPYEFAKSNLAHAHGQSKNWLERLVPVLSSKREEARNLAAFHFCMEAGIKKQQGNTEIFREIGAIDALKKVASSPNAVASKYAAQALRLIGEEVPHKLSQQVPLWSSEDVREWVKQIGFAEYAQNFIDSRVDGDLLLQLTESNLSEDIGLTNGIKRRRFTRELQNLKKMADYSSRDTGNLNTFLQQIGQEFSIYTYSMLNAGVDKDSIRTISEDQLTQECSITNSIHRLRILEAIKNISSNQFSSCINESPDKSLDVFVSYRRSNGSQLASLLKVHLQLRGFSVFIDVEKLEAGKFDNNLLQSIRQAKNFLLVLTPKALDRCSTDSECKDWVHREIVAALQSQCNIIPIIDNFQWPEPEELPEDMRAVCHFNGVRWIHDYQDACVDKLERFMRGELQRIDLMSNIPRSIATSKDVTTPGTPGSTTNIRQQPPSFQRMHSNESRGSDKDSTNGRD
- the LOC122857465 gene encoding NAD(+) hydrolase sarm1 isoform X3 → MRTTIATRESRPFRRSITDPEVGSRDPLDNREHFMLTNQSQTSSSSSSRISSSSTTSSRVAKSSQRILTSSSSSEMKASSMKNDLSELKRGISEMKNMSTNFTSRLRSSMENLVDRDGNVDEENNYTEPLVTFPDPDTPPPVTGTTGLTVNTSSPLASLNSRNSLDFPKHSMKPTITMPQISSIGGLTTGQETLKYEQKKMTSASKTKVVTDGFSAEKATANSAEMRALMTGDVSYKEQTAATAARARVEVDGVSAEKSVASAREKKILKTGDLAHQESNNVAATSMKLQSDSFSTEKTAMAAQQQRQTMTSSGMYNHEKHTATSSQSSMTFAKGTTSKSSMITAAAAVNQLMNGNRPGDEELLNLSLDDLDHLCSNSNPQDVDKARAKYSNFLDLFVERLKSTDSNNNGKAPLLLNRVNEIIRKAWAVPTYGHELGYTLCNILRTRGGLDMLMTNCIANDHELQFSSAKLLEQCLTTENRVHVVENGLEKVVEVACVCTKNQNSDYSRVGTGILEHLFKHSEGTCSDVIRLGGLEAVLFECRKNDVDTLRHVAGALANLSLYGGAENQEFMIKRKVPVWLFPLAFHHDDNIKYYACLAIAVLVANKEIEAAVLESGTLDLVEPFVTSHNPYEFAKSNLAHAHGQSKNWLERLVPVLSSKREEARNLAAFHFCMEAGIKKQQGNTEIFREIGAIDALKKVASSPNAVASKYAAQALRLIGEEVPHKLSQQVPLWSSEDVREWVKQIGFAEYAQNFIDSRVDGDLLLQLTESNLSEDIGLTNGIKRRRFTRELQNLKKMADYSSRDTGNLNTFLQQIGQEFSIYTYSMLNAGVDKDSIRTISEDQLTQECSITNSIHRLRILEAIKNISSNQFSSCINESPDKSLDVFVSYRRSNGSQLASLLKVHLQLRGFSVFIDVEKLEAGKFDNNLLQSIRQAKNFLLVLTPKALDRCSTDSECKDWVHREIVAALQSQCNIIPIIDNFQWPEPEELPEDMRAVCHFNGVRWIHDYQDACVDKLERFMRGELQRIDLMSNIPRSIATSKDVTTPGTPGSTTNIRQQPPSFQRMHSNESRGSDKDSTNGRD
- the LOC122857465 gene encoding NAD(+) hydrolase sarm1 isoform X1, with translation MRTTIATRESRPFRRSITDPEVGSRDPLDNREHFSQDNLMTGESSFQNHPEITTSGQMLTNQSQTSSSSSSRISSSSTTSSRVAKSSQRILTSSSSSEMKASSMKNDLSELKRGISEMKNMSTNFTSRLRSSMENLVDRDGNVDEENNYTEPLVTFPDPDTPPPVTGTTGLTVNTSSPLASLNSRNSLDFPKHSMKPTITMPQISSIGGLTTGQETLKYEQKKMTSASKTKVVTDGFSAEKATANSAEMRALMTGDVSYKEQTAATAARARVEVDGVSAEKSVASAREKKILKTGDLAHQESNNVAATSMKLQSDSFSTEKTAMAAQQQRQTMTSSGMYNHEKHTATSSQSSMTFAKGTTSKSSMITAAAAVNQLMNGNRPGDEELLNLSLDDLDHLCSNSNPQDVDKARAKYSNFLDLFVERLKSTDSNNNGKAPLLLNRVNEIIRKAWAVPTYGHELGYTLCNILRTRGGLDMLMTNCIANDHELQFSSAKLLEQCLTTENRVHVVENGLEKVVEVACVCTKNQNSDYSRVGTGILEHLFKHSEGTCSDVIRLGGLEAVLFECRKNDVDTLRHVAGALANLSLYGGAENQEFMIKRKVPVWLFPLAFHHDDNIKYYACLAIAVLVANKEIEAAVLESGTLDLVEPFVTSHNPYEFAKSNLAHAHGQSKNWLERLVPVLSSKREEARNLAAFHFCMEAGIKKQQGNTEIFREIGAIDALKKVASSPNAVASKYAAQALRLIGEEVPHKLSQQVPLWSSEDVREWVKQIGFAEYAQNFIDSRVDGDLLLQLTESNLSEDIGLTNGIKRRRFTRELQNLKKMADYSSRDTGNLNTFLQQIGQEFSIYTYSMLNAGVDKDSIRTISEDQLTQECSITNSIHRLRILEAIKNISSNQFSSCINESPDKSLDVFVSYRRSNGSQLASLLKVHLQLRGFSVFIDVEKLEAGKFDNNLLQSIRQAKNFLLVLTPKALDRCSTDSECKDWVHREIVAALQSQCNIIPIIDNFQWPEPEELPEDMRAVCHFNGVRWIHDYQDACVDKLERFMRGELQRIDLMSNIPRSIATSKDVTTPGTPGSTTNIRQQPPSFQRMHSNESRGSDKDSTNGRD
- the LOC122857465 gene encoding NAD(+) hydrolase sarm1 isoform X4, giving the protein MVINKSIIMSSCDPTLRRKFSSNNNHSKMLTNQSQTSSSSSSRISSSSTTSSRVAKSSQRILTSSSSSEMKASSMKNDLSELKRGISEMKNMSTNFTSRLRSSMENLVDRDGNVDEENNYTEPLVTFPDPDTPPPVTGTTGLTVNTSSPLASLNSRNSLDFPKHSMKPTITMPQISSIGGLTTGQETLKYEQKKMTSASKTKVVTDGFSAEKATANSAEMRALMTGDVSYKEQTAATAARARVEVDGVSAEKSVASAREKKILKTGDLAHQESNNVAATSMKLQSDSFSTEKTAMAAQQQRQTMTSSGMYNHEKHTATSSQSSMTFAKGTTSKSSMITAAAAVNQLMNGNRPGDEELLNLSLDDLDHLCSNSNPQDVDKARAKYSNFLDLFVERLKSTDSNNNGKAPLLLNRVNEIIRKAWAVPTYGHELGYTLCNILRTRGGLDMLMTNCIANDHELQFSSAKLLEQCLTTENRVHVVENGLEKVVEVACVCTKNQNSDYSRVGTGILEHLFKHSEGTCSDVIRLGGLEAVLFECRKNDVDTLRHVAGALANLSLYGGAENQEFMIKRKVPVWLFPLAFHHDDNIKYYACLAIAVLVANKEIEAAVLESGTLDLVEPFVTSHNPYEFAKSNLAHAHGQSKNWLERLVPVLSSKREEARNLAAFHFCMEAGIKKQQGNTEIFREIGAIDALKKVASSPNAVASKYAAQALRLIGEEVPHKLSQQVPLWSSEDVREWVKQIGFAEYAQNFIDSRVDGDLLLQLTESNLSEDIGLTNGIKRRRFTRELQNLKKMADYSSRDTGNLNTFLQQIGQEFSIYTYSMLNAGVDKDSIRTISEDQLTQECSITNSIHRLRILEAIKNISSNQFSSCINESPDKSLDVFVSYRRSNGSQLASLLKVHLQLRGFSVFIDVEKLEAGKFDNNLLQSIRQAKNFLLVLTPKALDRCSTDSECKDWVHREIVAALQSQCNIIPIIDNFQWPEPEELPEDMRAVCHFNGVRWIHDYQDACVDKLERFMRGELQRIDLMSNIPRSIATSKDVTTPGTPGSTTNIRQQPPSFQRMHSNESRGSDKDSTNGRD